One window from the genome of Lachancea thermotolerans CBS 6340 chromosome B complete sequence encodes:
- the FMO1 gene encoding N,N-dimethylaniline monooxygenase (similar to uniprot|P38866 Saccharomyces cerevisiae YHR176W FMO1 Flavin-containing monooxygenase localized to the cytoplasmic face of the ER membrane catalyzes oxidation of biological thiols to maintain the ER redox buffer ratio for correct folding of disulfide- bonded proteins): MTRSVEKVAIIGAGPGGLAAARVFLANSNFDIVLYERSQNVGGVWYYPPNAPHKDTAMYDELETNLCKEIMQFSGFPFPETAPTFPNRTHVEDYLQAYFHTFIEPNSRVDVRLGCNVERLEKINGSWHIYAKHSLQAVDYVVVANGHFDVPYIPWHLPGLEQWISQDPMSILHSKGFESCKFCRGKNVLVVGNGSSGSDITNQVSTTANHVFHSVTDISKTNWEANTAVTAVTTISELDYAHERSVRLQDGSILTHIDYIIWATGYMYDLPFLRSYRPLILGADCDSKPARRLYNVWEQLAFTEDPTLAFSLLCKNVVPFPLAELQAAVMVKVFKGELEVPPSGGQAALSGESPSDAANSSKNYHSLITPRDIEYCRELQALLDAHDSADDPFQPVRWDERMAALRYQTGAMKQERTKLLVKNAKEFREQNQPYRL, from the coding sequence ATGACAAGAAGCGTTGAGAAAGTAGCGATAATTGGGGCAGGACCAGGCGGCCTGGCAGCCGCAAGGGTCTTTCTAGCCAATTCCAACTTCGATATAGTGCTCTATGAACGGAGTCAGAATGTCGGTGGAGTGTGGTACTACCCACCCAATGCGCCTCACAAGGACACAGCCATGTATGACGAGCTGGAAACCAACTTGTGCAAGGAAATCATGCAGTTCAGTGGGTTCCCGTTCCCTGAAACTGCCCCTACATTCCCCAATAGAACGCATGTCGAGGATTACTTACAAGCATATTTCCATACGTTTATCGAGCCTAATTCGCGCGTCGATGTCAGGCTAGGGTGTAATGTGGAACGGCTAGAGAAGATCAACGGCTCATGGCATATATACGCCAAGCACTCGTTACAGGCTGTCGACTACGTCGTGGTTGCCAACGGACATTTTGATGTCCCTTACATCCCTTGGCATCTCCCAGGGTTAGAGCAGTGGATCTCGCAAGACCCTATGAGTATTCTTCATTCCAAGGGCTTTGAATCTTGTAAGTTTTGCCGCGGGAAAAACGTTTTAGTGGTCGGCAACGGCAGCTCCGGCTCTGACATCACGAACCAGGTGAGCACAACTGCTAATCATGTGTTCCATAGTGTTACTGACATCTCTAAAACGAATTGGGAGGCAAATACCGCGGTGACAGCCGTTACCACTATCTCGGAGCTGGACTATGCCCATGAGCGCTCGGTTCGACTACAAGACGGGAGTATCCTGACACATATCGACTACATTATTTGGGCTACAGGCTACATGTATGACTTGCCATTCTTACGTAGCTACCGACCACTAATTTTGGGAGCCGACTGCGACTCCAAACCTGCGCGGAGACTCTATAACGTGTGGGAACAGCTCGCGTTCACCGAAGACCCCACCTTGGCATTTTCACTGCTATGCAAAAACGTAGTTCCATTCCCGCTCGCTGAGCTGCAGGCCGCAGTAATggtcaaagttttcaaaggcGAGTTGGAAGTTCCTCCTTCCGGTGGACAAGCAGCGTTGTCAGGTGAGTCGCCAAGCGACGCAGCAAATTCATCGAAGAACTATCACTCATTAATCACCCCCAGAGATATCGAGTACTGTCGAGAGCTTCAGGCTCTTCTCGATGCACACGACAGTGCCGACGACCCTTTCCAGCCTGTGCGCTGGGACGAGCGCATGGCAGCTTTACGCTACCAAACCGGTGCTATGAAACAAGAACGCACAAAGTTGCTGGTCAAGAACGCTAAAGAGTTCAGGGAACAAAACCAGCCCTATAGGCTCTAA
- a CDS encoding phosphopyruvate hydratase ENO2 (highly similar to uniprot|P00924 Saccharomyces cerevisiae YGR254W ENO1 Enolase I and to uniprot|P00925 Saccharomyces cerevisiae YHR174W ENO2 Enolase II) gives MAISKVHARQVYDSRGNPTVEVELTTEKGTFRSIVPSGASTGAYEAIELRDGDKSKWLGKGVLKAVDNVNSVIAPALVKANVDVKNQKAVDELLLSLDGTPNKSKLGANAVLGVSMAAAKAAAAEKNVPLYKHLADLSNSKQDSYVLPVPFLNVLNGGSHAGGALALQEFMIAPTGAESFSEAMRMGSEVYHNLKSLTKKRYGPSAGNVGDEGGVAPNIQTAEEALDLIVDAIKAAGYEGKISIGLDSASSEFYKDGLYDLDFKNPDSDKSKWLTGKQMAEMYASLVSKYPIVSIEDPFAEDDWEAWSHYYKTAGIQIVADDLTVTNPLRIKTAIEKKAADALLLKVNQIGSLSESIEAAQDSFAAGWGVMVSHRSGETEDTFIADLVVGLRTGQIKTGAPARSERLAKLNQLLRIEEELGSKAVFAGKKFHNGQNL, from the coding sequence ATGGCTATCTCCAAGGTTCACGCTAGACAAGTCTACGACTCCCGTGGTAACCCAACCGTCGAGGTTGAGTTGACCACCGAGAAGGGTACTTTCAGATCCATTGTCCCATCTGGTGCTTCCACCGGTGCCTACGAGGCCATCGAGTTGAGAGACGGTGACAAGTCCAAGTGGTTGGGTAAGGGTGTCTTGAAGGCTGTTGACAACGTCAACAGCGTCATCGCCCCAGCTTTGGTCAAGGCCAACGTCGACGTCAAGAACCAGAAGGCTGTTGACGAGCTATTGTTGTCTTTGGACGGTACCCCAAACAAGTCTAAGTTGGGTGCTAACGCCGTCTTGGGTGTCTCCATGGCTGCTGCCAaggccgctgccgctgaGAAGAACGTCCCATTGTACAAGCACTTGGCTGACTTGTCCAACTCCAAGCAGGACTCTTACGTTTTGCCAGTTCCATTCTTGAACGTCTTGAACGGTGGTTCCCACGCTGGTGGTGCTTTGGCTCTGCAAGAGTTCATGATCGCCCCAACTGGTGCTGAGTCTTTCTCCGAGGCCATGAGAATGGGTTCCGAGGTCTACCACaacttgaagtctttgaccAAGAAGAGATACGGTCCTTCCGCCGGTAACGTCGGTGACGAGGGTGGTGTTGCTCCAAACATCCAGACTGCCGAGGAGGCTTTGGACTTGATTGTCGACGCCATCAAGGCCGCCGGTTACGAGGGTAAGATCAGCATCGGTTTGGACTCTGCTTCCTCCGAGTTCTACAAGGACGGTCTATACGACTTGGACTTCAAGAACCCAGACTCTGACAAGTCCAAGTGGTTGACTGGTAAGCAGATGGCCGAGATGTACGCTTCTTTGGTCTCCAAGTACCCAATTGTCTCCATTGAGGACCCATTCGCTGAGGACGACTGGGAGGCTTGGTCTCACTACTACAAGACCGCCGGCATCCAGATTGTTGCCGACGACTTGACTGTCACCAACCCTCTAAGAATCAAGACCGCCatcgagaagaaggccgcCGACgctttgttgttgaaggTCAACCAGATCGGTTCTTTGTCCGAGTCCATTGAGGCTGCTCAGGACTCTTTCGCCGCTGGCTGGGGTGTCATGGTCTCCCACAGATCTGGTGAGACTGAGGACACCTTCATTGCCGACTTGGTTGTTGGTTTGAGAACCGGTCAAATCAAGACTGGTGCTCCAGCCAGATCTGAGAGATTGGCCAAGTTGAACCAATTGTTGAGaattgaggaagagttGGGCTCCAAGGCTGTCTTCGCTGGTAAGAAGTTCCACAACGGTCAAAACTTGTAA
- the RGD3 gene encoding Rgd3p (weakly similar to uniprot|P38870 Saccharomyces cerevisiae YHR182W Protein of unknown function green fluorescent protein (GFP)-fusion protein localizes to the cell periphery and cytoplasm) — translation MTTEASRATFWSEDYTSGIAVLLGNIDNDVSELQEFIEDVETFDNKTVSPAIKSLDSLVRSIPSDTDESLCNKLKQQRKGLLAEILEKLQIANRSNLETACLSQLQALLFEFEEYQQESKELIEKNYGLYSKHLSLAKRARVDVTTRAQRIREASQKPLLRSEETPLSSEEERDYANESSIQFPLTLDAKLSFSSEESFFGFCNKLKKLTKTSKRLIYIPGVSNEYFSSSALFESLKRIEPRMDASLYNLERLGQTLINNEIISPYNGILGAKVSFARDGYYVWGENSSPVIRPAEEKPLRRADVFNGLFKKIGRSSGSSEQIETTEELGLRQRELVDREDHFFQECQNLDYWRTQLELELQKCMNQYHKMLRHKIQILNKASLQFSSLLKEALSTQSSLTPVGADQEIRRIYRANYGIVGHYVPQPGVVFAKHNQLGELTGVAMFHADLQEFPTNELGVAIILHILLEYLWGCDALEVLQAWQLPLDLRRVSRLRRECIVEFKETDGSHSASLANILASKPRPLADVVGLLQSWLLELPDSLIPMICYEEISRTQSIEGMSMAPAEHLVNLAAVCDHFRWLVQRCGGEKVRTAFDSRTDFPLYHVFARTRTRNPQEAPVVSGVVHEILCKDESAERLREMAKNSNARTDARAEARADLQAGSSKHSSPPSTSRLATPAVFVPRPLKAAHSDASSSRPSSKRISGLDLAVVGQSDSESETEPKESKEPSTLAAGVAD, via the coding sequence ATGACCACCGAAGCTTCGCGGGCTACATTCTGGTCAGAAGACTACACTAGCGGAATTGCAGTTCTGCTTGGCAATATTGACAACGATGTTTCTGAACTGCAAGAATTTATCGAAGATGTAGAAACGTTCGACAACAAAACTGTTAGCCCCGCCATAAAATCGCTAGACAGCTTAGTGCGCTCTATACCGAGCGATACGGATGAGTCTTTGTGCAATAAACTCAAGCAGCAGAGAAAGGGTCTCTTGGctgaaattcttgaaaagttgcaGATTGCGAACCGATCCAACCTCGAAACTGCTTGTCTATCACAATTGCAAGCGCTGTTGTTTGAATTCGAAGAATACCAGCAAGAGAGTAAGGAGCTTATCGAGAAAAACTATGGGCTTTACAGCAAGCATCTGTCGCTTGCGAAACGCGCTCGAGTTGATGTGACAACAAGAGCGCAACGAATTAGAGAGGCGTCTCAAAAGCCATTGCTTCGCAGCGAAGAAACGCCTttgagctcagaagaagaaagagattACGCGAATGAGTCCAGTATTCAGTTCCCGTTGACGCTGGATGCTAAACTTTCGTTTTCTAGCGAAGAAAGTTTCTTTGGATTCTGCAAtaaactcaaaaagctgaccAAAACTTCCAAGCGACTTATCTACATACCGGGTGTCTCCAATGAATACTTTTCTAGCTCAGCTTTATTCGAATCTCTCAAGAGGATCGAGCCTCGCATGGACGCGTCCCTTTACAACTTGGAACGCCTGGGACAAACTCTAATAAACAACGAGATAATTTCTCCATACAACGGTATACTAGGGGCCAAAGTCAGCTTTGCGAGAGATGGATACTATGTTTGGGGTGAAAATTCGAGCCCGGTCATCAGGCCGGCCGAAGAAAAGCCATTGAGGCGGGCAGATGTCTTCAATGGGCTGTTTAAGAAGATCGGAAGATCAAGTGGATCATCCGAGCAGATAGAGACCACCGAAGAGCTCGGATTACGGCAGCGTGAACTTGTTGATCGCGAAGATcacttttttcaagagtGCCAGAATTTAGATTACTGGCGCACGCAGCTAGAACTCGAGCTACAGAAGTGCATGAACCAGTACCACAAAATGCTGCGTCATAAGATCCAAATCCTCAATAAAGCCTCACTACAGTTCTCctcgcttttgaaagaagcacttTCGACGCAGTCGAGCCTGACGCCAGTTGGCGCTGACCAGGAAATCAGACGTATTTATAGAGCGAACTACGGAATTGTCGGCCACTACGTCCCGCAGCCTGGGGTAGTCTTCGCAAAGCATAACCAGCTAGGGGAACTAACAGGGGTTGCAATGTTCCATGCCGACTTGCAAGAATTTCCCACGAACGAGCTTGGTGTCGCCATTATACTGCACATCCTTCTTGAGTACCTGTGGGGATGCGACGCGCTCGAAGTTTTGCAAGCTTGGCAGCTGCCCCTGGACCTCAGGCGAGTATCGCGACTGCGCCGCGAGTGCATTGTTGAGTTCAAAGAGACCGACGGCAGTCATTCGGCCAGCTTGGCGAACATTCTTGCGAGCAAACCAAGACCGCTAGCTGACGTCGTTGGCCTGCTGCAGAGCTggctgctggagctgccGGATAGCCTGATACCCATGATTTGCTACGAAGAGATAAGCAGAACACAAAGCATAGAGGGCATGTCCATGGCGCCTGCCGAGCACCTGGTAAATCTGGCCGCAGTCTGCGATCACTTCAGGTGGCTCGTTCAGCGCTGTGGCGGCGAAAAAGTGCGTACAGCTTTCGACAGCCGGACAGACTTTCCGCTGTATCACGTCTTTGCGCGTACCAGGACCAGGAACCCGCAAGAAGCACCTGTGGTCTCAGGTGTTGTACATGAGATCCTGTGCAAAGATGAGTCGGCGGAACGCCTACGTGAGATGgcaaaaaattcaaatGCGAGAACAGACGCTCGAGCAGAGGCGCGCGCCGACCTGCAGGCGGGAAGCTCGAAGCACTCGTCGCCGCCCTCCACATCAAGACTCGCAACGCCTGCGGTGTTCGTACCTCGACCGCTCAAGGCCGCGCACAGCGACGCGTCATCGTCCCGGCCCAGTAGCAAGCGCATTAGCGGACTGGACCTAGCTGTGGTTGGACAGTCCGACTCAGAGAGCGAAACAGAGCCCAAAGAGTCCAAAGAGCCCAGTACCCTGGCGGCGGGTGTGGCAGattag
- the SVP26 gene encoding Svp26p (highly similar to uniprot|P38869 Saccharomyces cerevisiae YHR181W SVP26 Component of Sed5p vesicles), whose translation MILQALSYAGTVLGFLFLTLSIASGLYYISELVEEHSEPTKRFLTRAIYGIIILYVFLLILDSFPFKLSVFSIVSYLVYLQNLKHFPFISLKSPTLLASCVLVALNHYFWFKHFNDTEVPPQFRYDPNYIPRRRASFTEVASFFGICVWFVPFALFVSLSAGDNVLPTTTAGLAKKSDSADANSPRFRKKATGLVRVVIDSIRAYFYSAARVFGYDIDPNRGRLVV comes from the coding sequence ATgattcttcaagctttgtCATATGCGGGTACTGTGTTGGGTTTCTTATTCCTAACACTGTCTATTGCCTCTGGTTTGTATTACATTAGCGAACTTGTGGAGGAGCACTCGGAGCCTACAAAAAGGTTCCTAACAAGGGCCATCTACGGGATCATTATCCTTTATGTGTTCTTGCTTATTTTGGACTCCTTCCCTTTCAAGCTGAGTGTGTTTTCGATTGTTTCATACTTGGTCTACTTGCAAAATCTTAAACACTTCCCTTTCATCTCGCTAAAGAGCCCCACACTACTCGCCAGCTGTGTACTGGTGGCTTTGAATCACTACTTTTGGTTCAAACATTTCAATGACACGGAAGTGCCTCCTCAGTTCCGCTACGACCCTAATTACATCCCACGGAGGCGCGCAAGTTTCACGGAAGTTGCTTCCTTCTTTGGCATCTGTGTATGGTTTGTGCCATTTGCGTTATTCGTCTCACTTTCAGCAGGTGACAACGTGTTGCCTACGACTACCGCGGGCCTTGCAAAGAAGTCGGACAGTGCGGACGCCAACTCTCCTAGATTCCGCAAGAAAGCCACTGGCTTAGTCCGTGTGGTCATTGATTCAATCAGGGCTTACTTCTACTCAGCCGCCCGTGTCTTTGGTTACGATATAGATCCCAACAGAGGCAGGCTTGTGGTGTAG
- the STB5 gene encoding Stb5p (similar to uniprot|P38699 Saccharomyces cerevisiae YHR178W STB5 binds Sin3p in two-hybrid assay Zinc finger (6-Cys)) has protein sequence MEDGLSTEINDNGKRYESYSCSRCRKLKKRCSKESPVCVSCAKAGETCTYPGRAPRRTKRELEMVRRKTSTSLQPGNKRSRSSESASRYETADEEYDSNDPGRTYGLAESDAERESVNSSEPASILSMLTGINDASPPPQVHAQGVLEHELHKPDSIPIKASSIQIETVTAVFKGGRTTPMVEPNGSFKHIERPLYDRFIAAYFKHNHRSYPLLNKIEFLNKVSTIRDFKEMDEKYDSTFIFELYMVMAIGCTTLQRAGILSKNEEHLSEHFAYIAMKKFCTVMHQQNVNTITCLLLLGIYSFFEPQGVSSWTISGVIMRLTIGLGLHRALTARKMKSMTVVEVEMRYRAFWSFYSFERLVSTSLGRISAIDDDDISVPLPRALYAEEAEDIEVTIMMISLRKMGGTIYKKVHSVGAGKQKLSSDEKQCIIDDLRHQLDTLYEREREKIRVANSASFPSKASSCISFHTSDIWLAMRYAQLQIMLYRPSALIPKPPMESLSILGDFCLQALKHTYTLYKKKLQPLNWITLFRTLTICNTMLYCLCQWSIDLIESKIEIQQCVEILQHFGEKWVFAAKCADVFQTISTAILDISLSNGQVPNMDKLTRELFGASNEYQDILDDNNVDISWVDRLV, from the coding sequence ATGGAGGATGGGCTTAGCACAGAGATTAACGATAACGGGAAGCGCTATGAGTCTTACTCTTGTTCACGGTGCcggaagctgaaaaagaggtGCTCCAAAGAGTCGCCGGTATGCGTTAGTTGCGCGAAAGCCGGAGAGACCTGCACATATCCCGGAAGAGCACCGCGAAGAACCAAAAGAGAACTGGAAATGGTACGGCGGAAAACCTCTACGTCTCTGCAGCCCGGAAACAAGCGTAGCCGCAGCTCAGAGTCTGCAAGCCGTTACGAAACCGCGGACGAGGAATACGACAGTAACGACCCAGGCCGTACTTACGGGCTTGCTGAAAGTGACGCCGAAAGAGAGAGCGTAAACTCCTCAGAACCAGCATCAATCCTCAGCATGCTAACCGGTATCAACGACGCTAGTCCACCACCGCAGGTCCACGCCCAGGGCGTTTTGGAACACGAGCTGCACAAGCCGGACTCGATCCCGATCAAGGCCTCTTCGATCCAGATAGAGACCGTCACTGCAGTCTTTAAGGGCGGCAGGACCACGCCGATGGTGGAACCTAATGGCAGCTTCAAGCATATCGAGCGCCCACTCTACGACCGCTTCATAGCGGCCTATTTCAAACATAATCACAGATCGTACcctcttctcaacaaaatcgAGTTTTTAAACAAGGTTTCCACCATCAGAGATTTCAAGGAAATGGACGAGAAGTATGACAGTACTttcattttcgagctttaTATGGTGATGGCCATTGGATGCACCACCTTACAACGAGCAGGCATTTTGAGCAAGAACGAAGAGCACTTGAGTGAACATTTTGCCTACATtgcgatgaagaagttttgcaCTGTGATGCACCAGCAGAATGTGAATACAATAACTTGCCTCCTTTTACTGGGAATTTACTCTTTCTTCGAACCCCAAGGTGTGTCTTCATGGACTATCAGCGGGGTGATAATGAGACTAACTATAGGATTGGGGCTGCATAGGGCGCTAACTGCACGAAAAATGAAGAGTATGACGGTAGTTGAAGTCGAAATGCGGTACAGGGCTTTCTGGAGCTTCTATAGCTTCGAGAGGCTAGTCTCGACCTCCTTGGGCAGAATTTCAGCAATAGACGATGACGACATCAGTGTTCCGCTGCCGCGCGCCCTGTACGCTGAGGAAGCCGAAGACATCGAAGTTACAATAATGATGATCTCGCTTCGAAAGATGGGTGGCACGATATACAAAAAGGTCCACAGCGTGGGGGCTGGCAAACAGAAGCTTTCCTCAGATGAAAAGCAATGTATCATAGATGACTTAAGACACCAGCTGGATACCCTCTACGAGCGGGAACGAGAAAAAATTAGGGTTGCCAATTCCGCTTCCTTTCCGAGTAAAGCCAGCTCGTGTATATCATTCCACACTTCGGACATTTGGTTAGCCATGCGGTATGCTCAACTGCAAATCATGCTGTACCGACCTTCTGCATTAATTCCAAAGCCTCCCATGGAGTCGTTATCGATACTGGGCGACTTCTGTCTCCAGGCGCTGAAACACACTTACACATtatacaagaaaaagcttcaGCCTCTAAACTGGATCACTCTTTTTAGAACCCTTACTATTTGCAACACCATGCTTTATTGTCTGTGTCAATGGAGCATTGACCTCATCGAAAGCAAGATTGAGATTCAGCAGTGTGTGGAAATATTGCAGCATTTTGGTGAAAAATGGGTTTTCGCGGCTAAGTGTGCAGATGTGTTTCAAACCATCAGCACTGCTATCCTTGACATCAGTTTAAGCAACGGGCAAGTTCCGAACATGGACAAGCTCACAAGGGAGCTCTTTGGAGCCAGTAACGAGTATCAGGATATTTTGGATGACAACAACGTCGATATATCATGGGTTGATAGACTTGTATAA
- the GND1 gene encoding phosphogluconate dehydrogenase (decarboxylating) GND1 (highly similar to uniprot|P53319 Saccharomyces cerevisiae YGR256W GND2 and to uniprot|P38720 Saccharomyces cerevisiae YHR183W GND1 6-phosphogluconate dehydrogenase(decarboxylating)), whose product MAQPKGDMGLIGLAVMGQNLILNAADHGYTVVAFNRTVSKVDHFMENEAKGKSIIGAHSIQELVDNLKRPRRIVLLVKAGAAVDAFIEQLLPYLEKGDIIIDGGNSHYPDTNRRYEELKGKGIYFVGSGVSGGEEGARYGPSLMPGGAEEAWPHIKEIFQAISAKSDGEPCCDWVGPAGAGHYVKMVHNGIEYGDMQLITEAYDIMKRVGGFSDKEIGDVFAKWNTGVLDSFLVEITRDILRYDDKDGTPLVEKIMDSAGQKGTGKWTAINALDLGMPVTLIGEAVFARCLSSLKSERIRAASILPGPEVSKDAIKDKQQFVDDLEQALYASKIISYAQGFMLIREAGKTYNWKLNNPAIALMWRGGCIIRSVFLAEITKAYRENPELENLLFNKFFTDAITKAQSGWRKTIALASTQGIPTPAFSTALSFYDGYRSERLPANLLQAQRDYFGAHTFRVLPECASEDLPEGQDIHVNWTGRGGNISASTYQA is encoded by the coding sequence ATGGCTCAACCTAAAGGTGACATGGGACTGATCGGTCTGGCCGTCATGGGCCAGAACCTTATTTTGAACGCGGCTGACCACGGTTACACGGTTGTCGCATTCAACAGAACGGTGTCCAAGGTGGACCACTTCATGGAGAACGAGGCCAAGGGCAAGTCAATCATCGGTGCGCACTCTATCCAAGAGCTGGTCGACAACCTGAAGAGACCTCGCCGTATCGTGCTGCTGGTCAAGGCCGGTGCCGCGGTCGACGCTTTCATCGAGCAGCTGCTACCCTACCTTGAGAAAGGTGACATCATCATCGACGGTGGTAACTCGCACTACCCAGACACTAACCGTCGTTACGAGGAGCTAAAGGGCAAAGGCATCTACTTTGTCGGTTCCGGTGTGTCCGGTGGTGAGGAAGGTGCCCGTTACGGTCCTTCCCTGATGCCCGGCGGTGCCGAGGAGGCGTGGCCACACATCAAGGAGATCTTCCAGGCCATCTCTGCCAAGTCCGACGGCGAGCCTTGTTGCGACTGGGTCGGCCCTGCAGGTGCTGGTCACTACGTTAAGATGGTTCACAACGGTATCGAATACGGTGACATGCAGTTGATCACCGAAGCTTACGACATCATGAAGCGTGTTGGTGGTTTCTCCGACAAGGAGATCGGTGACGTGTTCGCCAAGTGGAACACCGGTGTCTTGGACTCTTTCTTGGTCGAGATCACCCGTGACATCCTCAGATACGACGACAAGGACGGCACCCCACTGGTCGAGAAGATCATGGACTCTGCCGGCCAAAAGGGTACCGGTAAGTGGACCGCCATCAACGCTCTGGACCTAGGTATGCCAGTCACTTTGATCGGCGAGGCCGTCTTCGCTCGTTGCCTCTCTTCTCTAAAAAGCGAGAGAATCAGAGCCGCCTCTATCCTGCCAGGCCCAGAGGTCTCCAAGGACGCCATCAAGGACAAGCAGCAGTTCGTTGACGACTTGGAGCAGGCTTTGTACGCCTCCAAGATTATCTCTTACGCACAGGGTTTCATGTTGATCCGTGAGGCCGGTAAGACCTACAACTGGAAGCTGAACAACCCTGCCATCGCTTTGATGTGGAGAGGTGGTTGCATCATCAGATCCGTCTTCTTGGCTGAGATCACCAAGGCCTACAGAGAGAACCCAGAGTTGGAGAACTTgttgttcaacaagttcttcaCTGACGCCATTACCAAGGCTCAATCCGGCTGGAGAAAGACCATTGCCTTGGCTTCCACCCAGGGTATCCCAACTCCTGCTTTCTCTACCGCTTTGTCCTTCTACGACGGTTACAGATCCGAGAGACTTCCAGCTAACTTGTTGCAAGCTCAACGTGACTACTTCGGTGCTCACACCTTCAGAGTTTTGCCAGAGTGCGCCAGCGAGGACCTCCCAGAGGGCCAGGACATCCACGTTAACTGGACTGGTAGAGGTGGTAACATTTCCGCCTCCACTTACCAGGCTTGA
- the CTR2 gene encoding low-affinity Cu transporter (similar to uniprot|P38865 Saccharomyces cerevisiae YHR175W CTR2), translated as MEHSMMDHGDMGHGDMGHDDMCSMNMLFTWNYKNTCVVFKWWHIRTLPHLLLSMIVVAASAYLYEYMKYYSAKSTASRAAGAANLSHTKAAKMKSASWYGAQVGFSFMLMLVFMTFNGWLMLAVVAGAAWGHYSWGHLTEGLAHNSLACH; from the coding sequence ATGGAACACTCAATGATGGACCACGGTGACATGGGACATGGCGACATGGGACATGATGACATGTGCTCCATGAACATGCTCTTTACGTGGAACTACAAAAACACCTGTGTCGTGTTCAAATGGTGGCATATTCGTACGCTACCACATCTGCTGCTCAGCATGATCGTGGTCGCCGCATCCGCCTACCTGTATGAGTACATGAAGTACTACAGTGCAAAGTCCACCGCCAGCCgggcggcgggcgcggcgaATTTGAGCCACACCAAAGCCGCGAAAATGAAGAGCGCCAGCTGGTATGGTGCTCAGGTTGGCTTTTCGTTCATGCTGATGCTGGTATTCATGACCTTCAACGGGTGGTTGATGTTAGCCGTCGTCGCGGGCGCTGCCTGGGGCCACTATTCCTGGGGACACCTTACGGAGGGGCTTGCCCACAACTCCTTGGCATGCCACTGA